A section of the Pedobacter sp. HDW13 genome encodes:
- a CDS encoding gliding motility-associated C-terminal domain-containing protein, whose protein sequence is MKLRFYTFLLLLFLLLFKIDGYSQDAPPGHQTITITEGSSVILRAKSDGANTYIWFKDGILIQGQNKSTLITATAGFYKVASINKGGCTSDLSEDVQILVVPGRSADVSITKRSASRTVVNEEVFEYYLNVRNNGADDATGLVIEDKLPEYLSFESLSAPTDGTADYDPALRTVKWKIDGLANGKFAELVIKVKSKQMGLVSNTATVSANEADPNLSNNSSTDNKEISGLRIPNVFTPNGDGKNETFYLEHLNSYQFNEVTIINRWGSTVYQTSDYKNDWTAPGLSDGTYFYVVKVKNGSADWIAYKGYVTVIR, encoded by the coding sequence ATGAAACTGAGGTTTTATACCTTCTTGTTGCTGCTATTCCTTTTATTATTTAAAATAGACGGATACAGCCAGGATGCTCCGCCAGGGCACCAAACGATTACGATCACCGAAGGGTCGTCGGTAATCCTGCGTGCCAAATCGGATGGGGCCAATACGTACATATGGTTTAAAGACGGGATACTGATTCAGGGGCAAAATAAATCGACATTGATTACCGCAACAGCAGGATTTTACAAGGTAGCCTCCATTAATAAAGGCGGCTGTACTTCTGATTTATCGGAAGATGTACAAATACTGGTTGTTCCTGGTCGCTCGGCAGATGTATCTATTACCAAACGCTCGGCATCGAGAACGGTGGTGAACGAGGAGGTTTTTGAATATTACCTCAACGTAAGAAATAATGGCGCAGATGATGCCACAGGACTGGTTATTGAAGATAAACTACCGGAGTACCTCAGTTTTGAAAGCCTTTCGGCACCTACTGATGGAACCGCTGATTACGACCCTGCCTTACGCACAGTGAAATGGAAAATTGATGGACTGGCCAATGGAAAGTTTGCAGAACTGGTAATTAAAGTCAAATCGAAACAAATGGGTTTAGTTAGCAATACCGCAACAGTAAGTGCAAATGAAGCCGATCCAAATCTTAGTAACAATAGCTCAACCGATAATAAAGAAATTTCGGGTTTAAGGATACCAAACGTGTTTACGCCTAATGGGGATGGCAAAAACGAAACGTTTTACCTCGAACACCTGAACTCTTATCAATTTAATGAGGTTACTATTATTAACCGCTGGGGAAGTACGGTTTACCAAACCAGCGACTATAAGAACGACTGGACGGCGCCCGGCCTGAGTGATGGCACTTATTTTTATGTAGTGAAAGTTAAAAATGGCAGCGCCGACTGGATTGCCTATAAAGGATATGTAACCGTGATCAGATAA
- a CDS encoding type IX secretion system membrane protein PorP/SprF, producing the protein MKTIAKLMMVMMCCFTKMAFAQQDAQFGQYVFNGMYINPAYTGYKEELYLQAFARAQWTGVKGAPQTLSISADEAINDESLGIGAIITKDKIGAQNSLNASVNFAYRIKLDRTETNILAFGLGVGVMQAGLNGNLLDPIEQGDNRIPLGSVSQITPDIRAGIHYSNEKFFIGFSANNLLSKSLSLFGDYKLLNLKIQPHFYLSAGVALPFSQDFVFKPTFLIKDDLHGPTSLDLNAFLLVKERFWIGGVYRSSVKLYPKSNLQSSLTARSAVGLISELFVRSNLRIGYGYDYSLNKLSNYDYGSHEISVGYYLVTKKSRRPKCYF; encoded by the coding sequence ATGAAAACGATAGCGAAATTAATGATGGTGATGATGTGTTGCTTTACCAAAATGGCTTTTGCACAGCAAGACGCACAGTTTGGACAATATGTTTTCAACGGCATGTACATTAACCCGGCCTATACTGGCTACAAGGAAGAGCTGTACTTACAAGCTTTTGCCCGTGCACAGTGGACAGGCGTTAAAGGTGCTCCGCAAACGCTTTCTATATCGGCCGATGAAGCCATTAACGATGAAAGCCTGGGCATAGGTGCCATTATTACCAAAGACAAAATCGGGGCGCAGAATTCGTTAAATGCTTCGGTTAATTTTGCTTATCGCATTAAACTCGATCGTACCGAAACCAACATATTGGCCTTCGGTCTGGGTGTTGGCGTAATGCAGGCAGGCCTGAACGGGAATTTACTCGACCCGATTGAGCAGGGCGACAACCGTATTCCGCTGGGCAGTGTAAGCCAGATTACTCCTGATATCAGGGCAGGTATACATTACTCCAACGAGAAATTTTTTATTGGTTTCTCAGCCAATAATTTACTGAGCAAGAGTTTATCATTATTCGGCGATTACAAATTACTTAATCTTAAGATTCAGCCGCATTTTTACCTGAGCGCCGGAGTAGCTTTGCCCTTTTCCCAAGATTTTGTGTTTAAACCTACTTTCTTGATTAAAGATGATTTACATGGCCCAACCTCTCTGGATTTAAATGCTTTTCTTTTGGTTAAAGAACGTTTCTGGATTGGTGGGGTGTACCGAAGTTCGGTTAAGCTATATCCGAAATCCAATTTGCAAAGCAGTTTAACAGCAAGAAGCGCAGTCGGGTTAATTTCTGAACTTTTTGTACGCAGTAACCTCCGCATTGGTTATGGTTACGATTATAGCTTAAATAAACTGAGCAATTATGATTATGGCTCGCACGAAATTTCAGTAGGTTATTACCTGGTAACCAAAAAAAGCCGCAGGCCTAAATGTTATTTTTAA
- a CDS encoding arylsulfatase, which produces MKKIPNKIAGAVVLLAALLQMASAQTLTSDKGFKGKIGRTAAESQEYFPEKKKAPAGAPNVIVFLIDDAGYGTSSAFGGLMQTPVLDSLANNGLRYTNFHSTGVCSPTRAALLTGRNHHSVHMGTLNYSSSGFPGYDAIMPADKGTIAEVLHENNYSTFAVGKYHVAPINEITAIGPYDRWAVGRGFDHFYGFQLGHTDQYHPNLYEDTKVVDVEPNGKHLTTLLADKAINYISNQKSVAHDKPFFLYFATGAIHSPHQVDKKWSDLYKGKFDKGWDWYREEVFARQKRLGVIPANAVLPDRDPTVKAWNSLSPEQKKVYARFMEIYAGFLTHADYEFGRIVNYLKEIGEADNTVILVSIGDNGSSHSPEHGSLNGYISSLDEDKQVAELYKNIDKLGTEHSFQDAPSGWTQATNTPFRLWKADPNSEGGTHQPLIVYYPNGGLKKGDIRGQYGHVIDIAPTIYELTGAKVPETIKGYVQKPLEGTSLVYSFKDAKAENRHKIQYYELFGKRAIVKDGWKASVFHKSGSDFNQDVWELYNLNDDFNERINLAAKYPEKVKELQALFDQEAIKYNVFPLNDNALGHSVGGRARSPFGLDKKVVLYAGIEQFLTLTGPQFQNDPFSITADVNIKSASDEGVLFATGSEFEGLSLFIKNGKFVVAHNTGSIVKYLESDTAVPVGKSKLKFEFNFTPPAHESKDKNAPAGTEAIYINDKKVGERNVVAAEGRIAIYKDGIDVGADRNSPVTDRYKAPFNFTGKLNNVTIEYK; this is translated from the coding sequence ATGAAAAAAATACCGAATAAAATTGCAGGTGCAGTAGTCTTACTGGCTGCGCTGCTGCAAATGGCCTCAGCACAAACATTAACCTCCGATAAAGGCTTTAAAGGTAAGATTGGCCGTACCGCTGCTGAGTCTCAGGAATATTTTCCCGAAAAGAAGAAAGCACCCGCAGGTGCACCGAATGTAATTGTCTTTTTAATTGATGATGCCGGATATGGCACCTCAAGTGCTTTTGGTGGTTTAATGCAAACCCCGGTGTTGGATAGTTTGGCCAACAACGGTTTACGCTATACCAATTTCCACTCTACAGGAGTTTGTTCGCCAACACGGGCGGCGCTACTAACGGGCCGTAACCACCATTCGGTACACATGGGTACCTTAAATTACAGTTCGAGTGGTTTTCCGGGTTATGATGCCATTATGCCTGCCGATAAAGGAACAATTGCCGAAGTACTGCACGAAAATAATTACAGCACCTTTGCCGTAGGGAAATACCATGTTGCACCCATTAACGAAATAACCGCAATAGGGCCTTATGACCGATGGGCTGTTGGCCGTGGTTTCGATCATTTTTACGGCTTCCAGCTAGGCCATACCGATCAGTACCACCCCAATTTGTACGAAGATACCAAGGTTGTTGATGTAGAACCCAACGGAAAACATCTCACTACTTTGCTGGCCGATAAAGCCATTAACTACATTTCCAATCAGAAATCTGTTGCACATGATAAGCCTTTCTTCCTTTATTTTGCTACAGGCGCAATTCATTCGCCGCACCAGGTAGATAAGAAATGGAGCGATTTATACAAAGGCAAGTTCGATAAAGGCTGGGATTGGTACAGGGAAGAGGTTTTTGCCCGTCAGAAAAGGCTGGGGGTAATACCTGCCAATGCAGTACTGCCAGATCGCGATCCGACAGTTAAAGCCTGGAACAGTTTATCGCCTGAGCAAAAGAAGGTTTATGCCCGTTTTATGGAAATTTATGCCGGTTTCTTAACCCATGCCGATTACGAGTTTGGCCGCATTGTGAATTACCTGAAAGAAATAGGAGAGGCCGACAATACCGTTATTCTGGTTAGCATTGGCGATAACGGATCGAGCCATAGTCCCGAACATGGCAGCTTAAACGGTTACATCAGCTCATTGGATGAAGATAAACAAGTAGCCGAGCTGTATAAAAACATCGATAAACTGGGTACCGAACATTCATTTCAGGATGCGCCATCGGGCTGGACCCAGGCAACCAATACCCCTTTCAGGTTGTGGAAAGCCGATCCAAACAGCGAAGGCGGTACTCACCAGCCATTAATTGTATATTACCCTAATGGCGGGTTGAAAAAAGGCGATATCCGTGGGCAGTATGGTCATGTAATTGATATAGCACCAACCATTTACGAGCTTACAGGCGCAAAAGTTCCCGAAACCATTAAAGGCTATGTACAAAAGCCGTTGGAAGGAACAAGTTTGGTTTATTCGTTTAAAGATGCCAAAGCCGAAAACCGCCACAAAATTCAATACTACGAGTTATTTGGCAAACGGGCCATTGTTAAAGATGGCTGGAAAGCTTCGGTTTTCCACAAATCGGGAAGTGATTTCAATCAGGATGTTTGGGAGCTTTATAACCTGAACGATGATTTTAACGAAAGGATAAACCTGGCTGCAAAATACCCTGAAAAAGTAAAAGAATTACAGGCACTTTTCGATCAGGAAGCCATTAAGTATAATGTATTTCCATTAAACGACAATGCTCTGGGGCATAGTGTTGGCGGAAGGGCACGCAGTCCCTTTGGCCTGGATAAAAAGGTGGTTTTGTATGCTGGTATCGAACAGTTTTTAACCCTTACCGGGCCACAGTTTCAGAATGATCCGTTTTCGATAACGGCTGATGTAAACATAAAATCGGCCAGTGATGAAGGGGTATTATTTGCCACCGGTTCTGAGTTTGAGGGCTTAAGTTTATTTATCAAAAACGGAAAATTTGTGGTTGCGCACAACACAGGTAGTATTGTGAAATATCTCGAATCGGACACAGCTGTGCCTGTAGGTAAATCGAAGTTAAAGTTCGAATTTAATTTTACGCCACCTGCTCATGAAAGTAAAGATAAAAATGCACCCGCTGGCACCGAAGCCATTTATATTAACGATAAAAAGGTTGGCGAGCGAAATGTGGTGGCTGCCGAAGGTAGGATTGCAATTTATAAAGATGGTATCGACGTAGGCGCAGACCGAAATTCGCCGGTAACTGATCGGTACAAAGCTCCATTCAATTTTACCGGAAAATTGAACAATGTAACTATCGAATATAAATAA
- a CDS encoding RagB/SusD family nutrient uptake outer membrane protein produces MKIKYLPLAIVLASLSACVKLDESPKSFISPEQFYKTAGDAISAVNAIYYPMVDNSTGAQPIYNRLFYTGLDFLTDDLDAGPGSPNAEVRALAKLTHASTNLRIQQIWTEHYEGINKANIALERIPAIEMDGKLKNRLLGEARFLRGFYYFNLVRLYGDVPLLLKDQTQLSLAELQVPRTPKEQVFLQIINDLETAVSLFKAASAGEAGRATEGAAVSLLSKVYLTRRDWANAVKYADAVINGSYGYALFDDYAQVFLPAYKNGKEHIFSAQIKGSTISTGHLITSSDIRSGVPGLKGSYGNQLAFYTVGSDNFFSLYKLYSAKDKRKRTSFVTYYISPTDGKKYATINAPGDSVPFINKNWDPNYASTGNSDANMNILRYAEVILIDAEAENELNGPTTKAYGAINKIRKRAGLADLTTGLTKDQFRDSVYLDRRLELVGECQRYFDLIRQTGTEVTGVGPEGKGILLKNLKLVGKNNVAARHYLYAIPQGEIDRNPKLTQNPGW; encoded by the coding sequence ATGAAAATAAAATATTTACCCCTGGCCATTGTGCTTGCCAGTCTTTCAGCTTGTGTAAAACTGGATGAAAGCCCAAAATCATTTATCTCTCCCGAGCAATTTTATAAAACAGCTGGCGATGCAATTTCCGCTGTGAATGCCATTTATTATCCCATGGTTGACAACAGCACCGGAGCGCAACCCATCTACAACAGGCTGTTTTACACCGGGCTAGATTTCCTTACCGACGATCTGGACGCAGGGCCGGGCTCGCCAAATGCAGAAGTAAGGGCATTGGCCAAGCTCACCCACGCATCAACCAACTTACGCATCCAGCAAATCTGGACAGAACATTACGAAGGGATTAACAAGGCCAATATTGCCCTCGAAAGAATCCCTGCCATTGAAATGGATGGAAAGCTTAAAAACCGTTTGCTGGGCGAAGCCAGATTTTTGAGAGGCTTTTATTATTTCAATTTGGTAAGGCTTTACGGCGATGTTCCCTTGCTGTTAAAAGACCAAACACAGTTAAGTCTGGCCGAATTGCAGGTACCACGCACGCCTAAGGAGCAGGTTTTTCTGCAGATTATTAACGATCTGGAAACTGCCGTATCCTTATTTAAAGCCGCATCGGCAGGCGAAGCCGGCAGGGCAACCGAAGGTGCTGCGGTATCGCTTTTATCAAAAGTGTATTTAACGCGCCGCGATTGGGCAAATGCGGTGAAATATGCCGATGCAGTAATTAATGGTTCATACGGTTATGCCTTGTTTGATGATTATGCACAGGTTTTTCTGCCGGCGTATAAAAATGGCAAAGAGCATATTTTTTCTGCACAGATAAAAGGAAGTACAATTAGTACCGGGCATTTAATCACCTCGAGCGATATTCGTTCGGGTGTACCCGGATTAAAGGGCTCGTACGGCAATCAACTGGCTTTTTATACCGTTGGCAGCGATAATTTCTTTAGCCTGTACAAACTGTATTCGGCTAAGGATAAAAGGAAACGGACATCATTTGTTACTTACTATATCAGTCCAACCGACGGGAAAAAATATGCAACCATTAATGCTCCCGGCGATTCAGTGCCTTTCATTAACAAAAACTGGGATCCCAACTACGCCAGTACCGGAAACTCTGATGCGAACATGAACATCCTGCGTTATGCAGAGGTTATTTTAATTGATGCAGAGGCCGAAAACGAACTCAATGGTCCAACCACGAAGGCCTACGGTGCCATCAATAAAATCAGAAAAAGGGCAGGATTGGCTGATTTAACTACCGGATTAACCAAAGATCAGTTCAGGGATTCTGTTTACCTCGACCGCAGGTTAGAGCTGGTAGGCGAGTGCCAGCGCTATTTCGATCTGATCAGGCAAACAGGTACAGAAGTTACGGGCGTTGGTCCGGAGGGGAAAGGTATTTTGCTTAAAAACCTGAAACTGGTAGGCAAAAACAATGTAGCCGCACGCCACTATTTGTACGCCATTCCACAGGGCGAAATAGACAGAAACCCAAAACTTACCCAAAACCCAGGCTGGTAA
- a CDS encoding SusC/RagA family TonB-linked outer membrane protein, producing the protein MNWLNENTINYKKRIAEKHSFEVLLGNTQQKSVTEIFTAGASNFVSDAFKYNNLGSGTVLTTPTSLKTEWALQSFLARVNYAYDNKYLLTLTARADGSSRFGINNKWGTFPSAAIAWNASNEKFLQDVKAISSLKFRFSAGVTGNQEIDPYRSLSRLSSYQYTFANTLVNGLAIASFANPDLTWEKTAQYNFGIDLELFSNRIQLTTDIYYKRTSDLLLEVPVPYSSSLTSAFQNLGVVRNKGVELGLKTVNFQGDFNWTTNLIFSANRNKILTLGGSPYFFVTDPASPTTLPTQIIKVGESVGAFYMYEADGVNPANGLQKYKDLNGDGLITQDADRKIVGSSQPKFLASITNTFRYQNFDLSVFFNASYGNKIFNWTRANLETGTGYTGAVATLLDRWTPSNRNTDVHKAIENPAVTISDRFVEDGSFIRLKNVTLGYSLPSHLLSKLKLSGLRVYVSGSNLYTWTNYTGYDPEVSTNGQNSISTGMDRAAYPNARSIQGGISLTL; encoded by the coding sequence TTGAACTGGTTAAACGAAAATACTATCAACTACAAGAAAAGAATTGCCGAAAAACACAGCTTTGAAGTACTTTTAGGTAATACGCAACAAAAATCGGTTACCGAAATCTTTACCGCCGGTGCTTCAAATTTTGTTAGCGATGCCTTTAAATACAATAACCTGGGCTCGGGTACTGTGCTTACCACCCCAACTTCATTAAAAACAGAATGGGCGCTGCAATCTTTTCTCGCCAGGGTTAATTATGCTTACGATAACAAATACCTGTTAACCTTAACCGCCCGTGCCGATGGCTCGTCGAGGTTTGGTATTAACAATAAATGGGGAACATTCCCATCAGCAGCCATTGCCTGGAATGCTTCGAACGAAAAATTCCTCCAGGATGTTAAAGCCATCAGCTCCCTTAAATTCCGCTTTAGTGCCGGGGTAACGGGCAATCAGGAAATCGATCCTTACCGTTCACTTTCGCGCTTATCGAGTTACCAGTACACTTTTGCCAATACACTGGTTAATGGTTTGGCCATTGCCAGCTTTGCAAACCCCGATTTAACCTGGGAAAAAACAGCACAGTACAATTTCGGTATCGATCTGGAACTGTTTTCGAACCGCATTCAGCTTACAACTGATATTTATTACAAAAGAACTTCCGATTTATTGTTAGAAGTGCCTGTGCCATACTCATCAAGCTTAACCAGTGCTTTCCAAAACCTGGGGGTGGTGAGAAACAAAGGCGTAGAGCTTGGACTTAAAACCGTCAACTTTCAGGGCGATTTTAACTGGACAACCAACCTCATATTTTCTGCCAACAGGAATAAAATCCTTACGCTGGGTGGTTCTCCTTATTTCTTTGTTACCGATCCGGCAAGCCCAACCACTTTACCTACACAGATTATTAAAGTTGGCGAATCGGTTGGTGCGTTTTATATGTACGAGGCAGATGGGGTTAATCCGGCCAATGGTTTACAAAAATACAAAGACCTTAATGGCGATGGCCTGATTACACAAGATGCCGATCGTAAAATTGTGGGCAGCTCGCAACCCAAATTTTTGGCCAGTATCACCAATACTTTCAGGTACCAGAATTTCGATCTCTCTGTTTTTTTTAATGCATCGTACGGCAACAAAATTTTTAACTGGACACGGGCCAACTTAGAAACCGGTACTGGTTACACTGGTGCGGTGGCCACATTGCTCGATCGATGGACACCATCAAACCGGAATACAGATGTACATAAAGCCATAGAAAACCCGGCAGTAACCATTTCTGACCGTTTTGTAGAAGATGGATCATTTATCAGGCTAAAAAATGTTACCCTGGGTTACAGCTTGCCAAGCCATTTGCTTTCTAAGCTGAAACTAAGCGGACTACGGGTTTATGTATCGGGCAGCAACCTGTACACCTGGACCAATTATACCGGTTACGATCCTGAGGTGAGCACCAACGGACAAAATTCGATAAGTACAGGGATGGATAGGGCAGCTTATCCAAATGCACGCTCAATACAAGGAGGCATCAGCCTGACGCTTTAA
- a CDS encoding SusC/RagA family TonB-linked outer membrane protein, with amino-acid sequence MQNFYEVHAGGMLTSKFPTPNFRKLFPAHTGGKESRIFGFLILFMLCAFTKNAVAQTTPLINSTLTGTVRDAKTGETLPGVNVSINGTTHTALTDNNGIFRFITGQKFPYTLTISFVGYKSLQIVANGSPIEVKLEEQVNTLNNVVVVGYGTQKKSDFTGSLSSVPTELKNVPVASPDRLIQGAISGAQVTQSSGQPGGGVSIRVRGGTSINAGNEPLYVIDGFPVYNGDATVDAGITNGPAINPLSAINPADIESIDVLKDASATAIYGSRGANGVILITTKRGSKNSFSINYSGYYGKQKVSKRIALLNAREWGALKNDALTDAGKAPFYTQAQLDQLGEGTNWQGEAFRTAPVQNHSLSISSGNEKTRLLLSGNYFKQEGVILNSGFDRYSAKLNVDQEVNSKFKVGVYLNGSTTRADVAPSGIVANILSMVPVVPVKDANGNFTANSSFGATVANPIATLSLQTNETKTTRVLANSFGEYTIIEGLTAKVSLGTDIINNKQNRFLPSTLYESLPGEMHQSVPYLL; translated from the coding sequence ATGCAAAATTTCTATGAAGTACATGCCGGGGGCATGCTTACTTCAAAATTTCCTACACCAAACTTTAGGAAGCTATTTCCTGCGCATACAGGCGGGAAAGAAAGCAGGATCTTCGGCTTCTTAATTTTATTCATGTTGTGCGCATTTACAAAAAATGCAGTTGCGCAAACCACCCCGCTCATTAATTCTACTTTAACCGGAACGGTAAGAGATGCCAAAACCGGCGAAACCCTGCCGGGGGTAAATGTGAGTATTAACGGAACTACACATACCGCATTAACTGATAATAATGGCATTTTCCGTTTCATAACCGGTCAAAAATTCCCTTACACCCTAACTATCAGTTTTGTTGGCTATAAATCTTTACAAATTGTGGCCAATGGCTCGCCCATCGAAGTAAAGCTCGAAGAACAGGTAAATACACTTAACAATGTGGTGGTAGTGGGTTACGGTACGCAGAAAAAAAGCGATTTTACCGGATCGCTTTCGTCAGTGCCAACCGAGTTGAAAAACGTTCCGGTGGCTTCGCCCGACCGGCTGATTCAGGGAGCAATTTCAGGGGCACAGGTTACCCAGTCGAGCGGTCAGCCCGGTGGTGGTGTGTCTATTCGTGTACGTGGCGGAACCTCTATAAACGCTGGTAACGAACCTTTATATGTGATTGATGGTTTTCCGGTTTATAACGGCGATGCTACTGTTGACGCAGGGATTACCAACGGACCGGCCATTAACCCGCTATCGGCAATCAATCCGGCCGATATCGAATCAATCGATGTACTTAAAGATGCTTCTGCAACAGCCATATATGGCTCTCGTGGTGCAAACGGGGTAATTCTGATTACTACCAAAAGAGGGAGTAAAAACAGCTTCTCTATTAATTACAGTGGTTATTATGGCAAACAAAAAGTAAGCAAAAGAATTGCTTTGCTGAATGCCCGCGAATGGGGCGCTTTAAAAAATGATGCCCTTACCGATGCCGGCAAAGCGCCATTTTATACACAGGCGCAGTTAGATCAGCTTGGCGAAGGAACCAATTGGCAAGGCGAGGCTTTTAGAACAGCACCGGTACAAAACCACAGTCTTTCGATATCATCGGGCAATGAAAAAACACGTTTATTGCTTTCAGGAAATTACTTTAAGCAGGAGGGGGTAATTTTAAACAGCGGTTTTGACCGGTATTCGGCAAAGCTGAATGTAGACCAAGAAGTAAATTCGAAATTTAAAGTAGGCGTTTATCTGAATGGAAGCACCACCCGTGCCGATGTTGCACCAAGCGGTATTGTTGCCAATATTCTATCCATGGTGCCTGTAGTGCCGGTAAAAGATGCCAATGGCAATTTTACAGCCAACAGCAGTTTCGGCGCTACCGTAGCCAACCCCATAGCAACCCTAAGCCTGCAAACCAACGAAACCAAAACAACCCGCGTGCTGGCTAACAGCTTTGGAGAATATACCATTATTGAGGGCTTAACAGCTAAGGTTTCCTTAGGTACCGACATCATTAACAACAAGCAGAACAGGTTTCTGCCTTCTACACTTTACGAAAGCCTTCCGGGGGAAATGCATCAATCGGTTCCTTATCTACTTTGA
- a CDS encoding phosphatase PAP2 family protein, with protein sequence MEEQQATKGFYHRSFVYTSIAISVGYLLLSLLLVGFKTDQLVLVFIFNVLFFFSKATRKFILGFSIFIVYWILFDYMKAFPNYRYNAVHIEDLYDAEKRIFGINLHGLMVTPNEFWKINSNAFLDVLTGLFYLMWVPVPLAFAVYLFFKKKFEFVHFSLVFVWVNLLGFVVYYLFPAAPPWYVQEHGFVLIPGTPGNTAGLARFDQFFNITLFKGIYSKGSNVFAAMPSLHSAYPVIVVYYALKNKLGAINVFFVTVMLGIWFSAIYSSHHYSLDVLAGISCAILGIVSFQFLVKKTPLKHLVAAMVKKIT encoded by the coding sequence ATGGAAGAACAACAGGCCACTAAAGGCTTTTACCACCGCAGTTTCGTTTACACTTCGATAGCCATTTCGGTGGGCTATTTATTGCTTTCCTTGTTGCTGGTTGGTTTTAAAACAGATCAGCTGGTGCTGGTTTTCATCTTTAACGTCTTGTTCTTTTTTTCAAAAGCAACACGGAAATTTATTCTGGGTTTTTCTATTTTTATCGTGTACTGGATCCTTTTCGATTATATGAAGGCATTCCCGAATTACCGCTACAATGCTGTGCATATCGAAGATCTTTATGATGCGGAGAAACGCATTTTTGGGATCAACCTGCATGGCTTGATGGTGACCCCAAACGAATTTTGGAAAATAAACAGCAATGCTTTTTTAGATGTATTAACCGGCCTGTTCTATCTGATGTGGGTTCCAGTACCCTTAGCGTTTGCAGTATATTTATTTTTTAAAAAGAAGTTTGAGTTTGTGCATTTTTCGCTGGTATTTGTTTGGGTAAACCTGCTCGGCTTTGTTGTTTATTACCTTTTTCCGGCTGCACCGCCCTGGTACGTACAGGAGCACGGTTTTGTACTCATACCCGGTACCCCCGGAAATACAGCAGGCTTAGCCCGATTCGATCAGTTTTTTAACATTACACTATTTAAAGGAATTTACAGCAAAGGCTCTAACGTTTTTGCAGCAATGCCATCTTTACACTCTGCCTATCCGGTTATTGTAGTGTATTATGCACTCAAAAATAAACTGGGAGCCATTAATGTATTTTTTGTAACGGTAATGCTCGGTATCTGGTTTTCGGCCATTTACAGCAGTCACCATTATTCGTTAGATGTGCTGGCTGGAATAAGTTGCGCCATACTAGGCATTGTTTCCTTTCAGTTTCTTGTGAAAAAGACTCCGCTGAAGCATTTGGTGGCCGCCATGGTGAAGAAAATTACTTAA
- a CDS encoding sterol desaturase family protein: MKKNFVSNSTASVRMFKSDLMESLSKVRFYVPLIVYVPVIAFLSYKSLWQNDMAFVNFAAWLLFGLGIWTITEYFLHRYVFHFEPKSDWGQRIHFIFHGVHHDYPNDAKRLVMPPSASIPMALGFYFLFDWLLPQNCEYPFFIGFMIGYLFYDMVHYALHHASFKSGFWKKLKQHHMLHHYSDSTKGYGVSWTFWDHIFRSNFDKKQDGRTTGH, from the coding sequence ATGAAGAAGAATTTTGTATCCAACAGCACCGCATCGGTAAGGATGTTTAAAAGCGATTTGATGGAAAGCCTTTCGAAAGTTCGTTTTTATGTGCCTTTAATTGTTTATGTTCCGGTTATAGCCTTTCTGAGCTATAAGTCGCTGTGGCAAAACGACATGGCCTTTGTTAATTTCGCAGCATGGTTGCTGTTCGGATTGGGGATATGGACCATTACCGAATATTTTCTGCACCGGTATGTGTTTCACTTCGAACCCAAATCGGACTGGGGGCAGCGCATCCATTTTATTTTTCATGGCGTACACCACGATTACCCTAACGATGCCAAAAGATTGGTGATGCCGCCTTCTGCCAGTATTCCCATGGCTTTGGGCTTTTACTTCCTGTTCGACTGGCTGCTTCCACAAAATTGTGAATATCCATTTTTTATCGGCTTTATGATCGGATATTTGTTTTACGATATGGTGCACTATGCGCTTCACCATGCCAGTTTTAAAAGCGGTTTCTGGAAAAAATTGAAACAGCACCACATGTTGCATCATTATTCCGATTCGACCAAAGGCTATGGCGTAAGCTGGACATTCTGGGACCATATATTTCGCTCAAATTTTGATAAGAAGCAGGATGGAAGAACAACAGGCCACTAA